Below is a genomic region from Eulemur rufifrons isolate Redbay chromosome 24, OSU_ERuf_1, whole genome shotgun sequence.
cccaccgcggCCCCACCCCCTCCGACCCCCGCCCCGCAGGTCCCCCTCATCTGAGGCAAAAAGGTGGGGGCAGCGAGGCGAGATGGTGGGCGGCAGGGGCgtggggagggctgggtgggATGCATGTAGGGGAGCAGCCGGTGCGGGGGTTCGGGGGGAACCgggtggggccagggtgggggctaACCTGGTTGTAGGGAGTAGAGGGGAGGCGGGGTGGGCCTGTGAGGGGCCGAAAGGAGCAAAGCCGGCGGCGCCCTTGGGGAGCCGGAGGAGAACTCCAAGAGCAGGCGTCATCGGAGGGTTCtaagtggggtggggggatctTTAAAGGGTCCAAGAAGGCTTTGGGCTTCTGCTGGGTGAGGGGAGGTCTCCAACAGTGCCCCATAGCTAATGCGACCCAAGATCCAGGAGCAGTTTGTGTGGTTTCCGCAAAGCTTCAGAGCTCTGCCAGCCTCTGGGGGGAGTTCTGTGGCTTTTGTATGCAATGCTAAGGGGGCTGTCCGGACAAGGGTGTCTTGACGGCAGGAGAGAGGGCCTGGGGGGTTTGAAGCCCAGTATCTTGGGGACACCCCCTCCCAGCCATTCCCAATTGCTAACctggggggaaggggcagggggggACCGAGGGTCTCGCGAGGTCTCAGGCGGTGACAAGAGCTGGGGACAGAAATACACAAGAGTCACGGCGACGGGAGGAGGATCAGGGGGAACCCCCCAACACAGCCTCACTGTTGGGGGGACGGAGAAACGCCCggatctcttcctcctctctggtGTTTTCCGGGGGAGGGGAGCAGTGAAATGGGGGCAGCTGAGACATCAAATATGAAAGGAGCTTCCGgggtggctggagggagggggcgagggaggggggagaggacAAAGGATGGGAGGAAGTGGGAAGCAGGTGGGGCCTGCTGGGCTTAGGTGGTTGGTGAGGGAAGGTGTAAGAgaaaggggcaggggtggggggcaggctgggagagagggagatCTTGGGAGAAGGTCCCTGGGGGGACAGCTGGGGAGGGAATGTTGTGGAGGAGGAGAGTcttgggggaaggaggggtggggcgATAGGGGAAAGAGGGtcttggggcaggggaggaggaagaagggcgtggggcaggggaggaggagcccGGGCCTCGGGCATGGGAGGCAGATTCAGTCAGCCCCATCAGCTCCAGCCATGATTTGAGTTCAATGAATGGATTTTGGCATCATAGGCAAGAGAAGCAGGGACCTCCCCCACccaaccacccccaccccaatcctcCCTCGCCCGAATTCCCAAATcttccccagcccccctccccatTAATCCCACGGGGGCCCTCCagacctgggggtggggaacaAAGGGGGGTAAAGGACTGGGTGCAAGCAGGGTGGGttagatgggagcggggagggggtAGGAATGAGATGAAAATGGACGATGATGGGGGGTGCAAAAAGGAGAGGTGGAAGGATGGAACCAGAGGAGCCAGACAGTCCCCTCTGGACTAGGAGTCCGGAAACCTGGTTCTTGTCCCatctgctctgtggcctggggtggTTGGTCATGGCCCTCCCTGAACTGCTGTGAAACGTGAGGGTTTAGCCAAGGCCATGCCGGAGGCTCCCCAGGTCTCCCTACGGCATCTCCTTAGGCTGTGGGCAGAGATCCTCTAGGATGTGTCTGTATTTCTAAGGAAGAGTCCACAAGTTTGTGGAATAAGAGGGGGATCGAATACCTTCAGGTGGCTGCCGTCACATCTAAGATCAGCCTCCTCACCATGACCACAACACCCATCATGACCtttctccccagcctcctcccgcACCCCGCTCCCCTCTGCCACTTGGCTGCAGCCACACTGCCCTCCCTGCTGTTCCTTAACAAGCCAGGCTCATCCCACCCAGCGCCTCAGGGCCTGTCCCACTCGCTGTTCCTTCCGCCTGGCTGGCCCTTTGCATCCTTCAGGTTTCGTGTCACCTGCTCAAAGAAATCCTCTGCAGACCTCCTTAGCAGACACGGCCAGAGTAATTAGcttgtgcttttctctttttcttaattcttttctgCTTCCTTCAATCAGAGGTTGGCAGATAATAAGTCTTTTTGGCTACGGAGGCCATACGGTCTCTGTCACAATTATTCCACTCTGCTGTGGTAGCCTAACattggctgtgtttcaataaagctttatttacaaaacagttgGCTGAAAGATTTGGCCCTCAGGCCGTATAGTTTGACAACCTAGCTTTAGGTCGAGAACTGCTGTCTACGGCCATGCCGCCCTGAACGCTCCCGATCTCATCTGagctcagaagctaagcagggtcaggcctggttagtacttggatagGAGACTAGAAGCTGTGATGGCAGATGCTTGCTTTGTTCCCTGCAAAgctccagtgcctggcactgtgctccTAAGGATTAGAttagttgctgaatgaatgaatgactgaatacaTGAAGGAAAGGAGCTAGGGGTTGGCTAGGGTTGTTTATTAACAGGACGCAAcaacatatgttaaataaaatatctagcatGTGGTAAGTGCTTGGTGGTGTCTTCCTGTCCCCCTCACCTTGGCACAGCCATcacccctgcctcctggcctccAGACTGTTCTTCTGGGTGGCCCCAGAgctgccctgccccaggctcctGGACAaggtcccagcccccagcctggccgCTGCTTCCCTGCCACAACTCTGCCTCCTAGTCCCTCTCCCCCAGGACATGGCTCCCAGGCTGTGTGGTTCCCTCTAGTCCCTACTGTGGGATCACTGTGGCTGCGGGCCGAACCCTGCGGTGCTATAAGTCTCACCCCGGCCATCCAGAGTCCCTGTGCCCTCTTCCGCCCTGGGGAGCTTTGTGCGTTCCTCTACTGCACTGCCTACGCTGCCTCCATTTTAGCAGGTGTCACCTCAACAGTGACTTTCTAGGTCTGTGTGTGCCTCCCCGTCCAGACTGGAAGCTCCCGGAGGGGGTGGATTTTGTTCACGGCTGagctccctgtgcccagcacCCGGGGCACGTGGGTGCCGAGTGCTGGCTGGGTTCGCAGGGGAGTGGGCAGGCAGCCGAGCCTTTCTCGCCCCATCCTGCGCCTAGAAAAGCGTCCTGGGTGTGCACCCTGTTTCCCTGattgaataaaaaaatccaaGGGGGGGGGGCGGGTGTGCAGAGAAGGAGATGTTGATGGGGCTCCGTCGTGAGGGCGGGGTGGAGGTCAGGGCGAGGTGTGGGAggcagggttggggttagtgctGGGGGTTAGCGGGGGCAGGGCGTGTCCTGGGTGGGGGGTCAGTGTCAGGTGCTGGGGTTAAGTGGATGAGCTGTTTAGTGAGGGGGCGGGAGCCTCGGTCAGTGGGGGATGCATGTTCTCAGAGGGGTTAgtcaggagggaggggggagtcGGGGGATCAGAGGGTGGGGGCTACTTACCCCGGGGGGAGGGGGTTCGTCCACTAGGGGGATATCCAGGCCGCAGCGTTGGCGTTGAGGTCGGGCAAGAAGCTTGGGGGGCCTGGCTTACGCCAGTCTAGGGGGAGCAGTGGGGGAGCACCggtggctgggggttggggaagaggccaaaggggaggggggaaatggAGATGGAATAAAGACAGGTGAAGGGTCAGTGGTAAGGAAActaggggcaggtggggggataTCTGGGAGGGAGGCAGTTTGGgacaagggaggagggaagggaagtccAGCACCTCCGCCCCCatcaccctcccctccctcccctgggccggggagagagggagggtccCGGGGGGCCAGCGGATGGGCCTCACCTTTTCTGATGGAGCCATCAGGGGAAGGGGCATAGTCGGTGAGGAGGAAGCAGGCCCGGTCCCGGCTGTAGCGGCCCCGGCTTCCTGGCGTGATGGGACTCTTGTCCTCCGGGGACATGGCGGGCTGGTCGATGGCTGGGCAGTCCTCATGGGCAAGTGCAGCTGCCGCTGGATCCCCATTGGGGCGGGGATCTGCATCCCAAGGGGATCAGACAGAGACACAAAGGACAGAGTGAGGTGTGGGGAACTCGTGGTGGGGGCATGAAGGTCCGAGTGGGTGCTGGAAGAGTTGGAGGAGGATGTTGGATGCTGAAGTGGAGATTCAAGGCCAAGCTGTTGGGAAGGGCACGGTTGAGAGTGGGATATCAAGAGGGTGTGGCCGGAGTGTGCAGAGGGTTGAACATGGGAGGAGGGCATTGTGTAGGGAAGGGTGGGCAGGCTGAGTGTTGGAGTGGCTGGTTGAGGGAGGGTGCGGAGTGCTAGGAAGTGGCAGGCCAGGTGGCTGGGTGGGTGAGGGGTGTCTGGAGGGAGAGTTGGGGGCAGCGAGCTGGGTGCCGGGTGGGGGTGGTTGGCTGAAGTGAACTGTGGTGGGCTTGGCTGGAGCTGATGCGAGGCAGGTTGGAGAGGATGCCGAAGGCTGGGAAGTGGCTGTTTGGGGACAAGTGCTGGGTGCTGGAAAGGGCActggggaagggctgggaagGTGATAGATGGGGGGGCGGTGGGGGTCCCCTAGGCTCTGGCTCGAGCTATTTTTAATTGGTGTGAAACTGGGTCAGTGGCTGAGGGAGCAAGATGGGGGCCAGGCGGCCCCGCTCCCTTTCTCGACCTACTTAAGGCTTGGGGGTGGGGCCAGCAGCCTCGCCCTCCCTCCAGACACCCATCGCTGCCTCCGAGGCACAGACTCCCCCAGGGAGGGACACGGACGCGCGcgcacgcacgcgcacacacacacacacacacacacacacggaggcaGTCAACTTTCttccccccacctctcccctgctCCATCTCTTCCTCTTAGCAACAGCTCCACACAtctctctcccagcccctctcAGGCTGCCCCCAGCAAAGTCCTTGTTTCCAAGGGGCCTTGTTTCCAAGTCATCCTCCTGGCGCCCTGGCCTCTAAGTCTTAGTTTTGAAGCCTGTCTTCCCTTCTTGGTCTCACTGCTGTTAAAACCTGAACTCTCAGCCGCTCTCTGCCTCGCTGGCCCCTCTGAACACCTAGGTTGCAAATCTGTTTCTCCTGCGACTCTTTCCCACCAAATCTACGTCTGTCCGTGCCTCCTCCTTGGCCTGAGCGCTCGctgctcctttcttctctctccagtcTCGGAACCTCGGCAgcttcctccctgtcctcccacagGCCTCCACctgtgccccccgcccccatcctcaCGCCCAGCCTCACCTGCCCGGTTGATCTCAATCACCTCCTCCTGAGCCAACGGGCATGGCTCGCCAGGGGCCGGCAGAGGAGGCAGCCCCATGATCCCCAGTCCCCCCGCTCCCCCCCTGAGCAGCCCGGGGTGTGTGTGGGGCCCCGGGGGGTAGGCCCCGGCCACAGTCACCCCCATAGAGGGCGGCGTGATGGGTGGCGGTGGGCTGATGCCACCGCTGCCatggtgagggtggggtggaggtggtgggggtgggtcaGGCTTGCAGTAGTTGGGCGAGCCAGGCTGCGGGGGCCGGGGGATGTGTTTGTTCTTCTTCTTGGGCAGCTTCTGCTTGGCCATGGCCAGCGAATAGTACATGCCAAAGTTGTTGACAATGACGGGCACAGGCATGGCGATGGTGAGCACCCCCGCCAGAGCACACAGCGCCCCGACCAGCATCCCTGACCACGTCTTGGGGTACATGTCTCCATAGCCCAGGGTCGTCATGGTGACCACAGCCCACCAGAAGCCAATGGGGATGTTCTTGAAGTAGGTGTGGTTGGAGCCCAGGATGTCATCAGGGTCGGCGCCAATGCGCTCAGCATAGTAGATCATGGTGGCAAAGATAAGCACCCCCAGGGCCAGGAAGATGATGAGCAGCAGGAACTCGTTGGTGCTGGCGCGGAGCGTGTGGCCCAGCACACGCAGCCCCACAAAGTGCCGGGTCAGCTTGAAGATGCGCAGGATGCGGACGAAGCGCACAACCCGGAGGAAGCCCAGCACGTCTTTGGCGGCCTTGGAGCTGAGCCCCGAGAGGCCCACCTCCAGGTAGAAGGGCAGGATGGCGACACAGTCGATGATGTTGAGGCTGCTCTTGAGAAACTCCACCTTGTCCGGGCAGAAGGTGATGCGCATGAGGAACTCAAAGGTGAACCAGACCACGCAAACGCCCTCCACGTAGGTCAGGAAGGGCTCCGTCTCCACTTCCACATTGGTGATGTTCTCCGGCGGAGCCCCGGGGATCGGAGAGGCCTGCGTCACCGTCTTGTTGCTGATGTGGATGAAGCCCTCATGGGTCTCCAGGCAGAAGGTAGTGATGGAGATGAGGATGAAGAAAAGCGAGGCGAAGGCCACATactgtggggtggggcaggagagagagggggagaggtgaCCTAGGCATCGGGTCGACCAGAATCTCCAGAAAACCATTCCAGTGTCCCCCTTCCCAGCTTCCTAGGCTCAAGCCCCAGGTGGAATCCAGGTGTCCCAACCCTCTGGCTCCTTCCCTTCCAGCATCCTGTTCTCCCCTTTAAAGCTAACAAAAGGGgacagaaaggaacagaagcagTGGGAGAGGAGCTGGCCCCAGCAGACGCAGCAGATGGGCAGCTTCTTCCTTGGCAACAGCATTCCTGGCCCCTCGCTGGCTCCTGGaccacctcccccaaccctcctgTTCCCTGTGTCCTATCTCAGGGTTCCCTGGCAGGGTCCAAGGGTTCTGCTatgggacgggggggggggggggggggcctaaGGTCACACACCCTCTTTCTCAGAGGCTTTGGGGCTCAGCTTGGAGCTGGGGGACGGggagagggtgggtggggaggcagaaTCAAGTGGTGCTTAAGGGTCAGAaagtctgggtttgaatctggcttttaacctgccaaacttGGGCAAGGAGATTGAGCTTTCTGAACCTCATATTTTTACGCgagtgttgtgaggattgaacTAGATGAGCGTACAAAGGGCTTCGCTCCAAAAACAGTGCTTggcccagtgcctagaacacagtAAGCAGGTCTGAGCTGTTATTAGGGTATGGGAGCATCAGTCAGTGGGGAGCAAGGTTGAGGCCTCCCCCAGACAGGATAGGGAAGGGGTGGAACCACAGAGGTGTAGGGGGGCCAGGGCTCTAAAGAGGGGAGGGGTTAAAGGGTTAAGGCTACAAAAAGGGAAGAGgctagagaaggagaaaggggcaGGCTTTAAGGCTCTGGAGAGTAAGGGAGAGTCAGTGTGGGAGAGGGCAGTGCCCGGGCCAAAGAGAGGTGGGGGGCATCATTTTTCGGAGGTTTAGAGAATTGGGAGGGAGGTTCGGGGGCCATTTCAAGGTAGGGGGAGGACAAGAGATCTGCTGCACAGTAGCGTGGGTTttgatgagagccttgaagaggAGGAGCAGGGTCTAGGTCTGGAGGAGAGGAATGGGTCAGGCCCCTGGGGGTGACAGTGGGCTTGATCAAGGAAGTTATGTGTTGGAGTAAAGAGGGGGCTTTTTTTTTCATGCATACTCAAGTCCCAAAGAGGGGGCTTTAATCACATGGGTAGTGCAGGAGGAAGGCCAGTGTTGGGCCTCAGAGAGGACCCCGGGCCTTGGAGTGGGCCAAGGGCCAGCACTGTCCCTTTGCATCCACCTTCCTCcacgggggtgggaggggggctcTGGCCTTGACTTTAATCTGAAGTGCAGAGTGGGGGCGAGGCAGTGTCTGGGCCACAGAGGGTCCTGGACCTTGGGGGGAGCAGGGGATCAGCGCTGGCCCTCTCTGTACCCCTCTCCTCGTTTCTCTGCAGTGGTTTAAGAGGCCAGAGGCCTCCGCAGAGCGCATGCCCGGTGCTTCCCCGCCCCCTCCGAGCTGGGCGCGTGGAGCAGGCTGCGGCACCGCAGTGGGGGCGGGCCGGCTgggccggggggcggggcacACGGCGGCCAGCACCGCGGACAGCTCCCCCGCCGCAGTGCGCAGCCGCACGGGCTGGGGACCGTCTTAACTCCTTCGGGCCGGAGCCAAGCAGGCAGCGCGCAGCCGCAGTGCTGCTGCTTCCCGGTGGGAGGCCACGAGCCAGGAGCTTAATTAACTCCTTCCCTCCCAAGGCAAAGGGAAGGTGGGCACCCGCCGCAGTGCGCAGGTGCAGAGGCTGGACCGCGTCGGGCTGGTTTAACCCTTTGCCCCAGGGTGGCTCAAAAGCAGAAGGGGTAGGAGGATTGGCCTCAGCTCCCAACTCTCCCAAGCAATCTCACTTGGAGGCTGGAAAGTGCTTGGCACACCGTGGACACTCAAAAACATTTGCGGAGTAAATGAATGACCCCCGTAGCTGTCCCGGACCCCTAGCCTGAACATCACAGGAAGACTCTACCTTCATCCTCTCCCTCACCTCAGCACCCTTCAGTGGGGTCAGAGGAGGGAAGGGCACCGCAGGCAACCGAGGGATGGAGCCGCTCAGAGGCCTGAGGGGGCATCTAGGGCCATGTCCCTTCTGCACCTCCtattccccacctccccccactcaACCCCAAATCTTGCCAACTCAGCGCTTCCCAGGGACCAAACTTTATGCGGTGTCTCCGGGCCCCCCTCCCCCTCGTTCCCTCCCCCGGCGAATGCGGCACTGCGGCTCCGCGTCCTTCCCAGCTCAGGACGAGGcacggtggggggagggggctgggaccTGCTCCTCCGGGTCGCCAGGAGCCTAGAAGGGTGCCTTGGgatccttccttttctcccctccttccaaTTTCCCCCATTTTGAACTGCCCCCCTCTTTTCTCCCACTTTCTCCCTCGGGGTCTGTGGGACAGGGAGGAAGTTAGTAGGAGGAAGAGGTTCAGGGAAGAACGAGGGGGGACGGTAGCCATTTAGCCTGGTAAGTTACAGAGGCTTGAGGAAAGTTTTCTGGGAAAGATGGAGAGAGCTTTGAGGGATATCTGGAATTTTGAGGGAGATAAGGCTGGAGGAAAGACAAGGCTGGGGTGTGGGCTCTTTGGTTCACTCTGGTGGAAGAGAGGCTGAGGGGCCCAGTCCTGGGCTTTGGACCAGGAGGGCTTGAGAAAGGGAgatggcagggcaggggcagggaggcggGGCAGGTGGAAAGATCCCAAGGCAgggtagaaagaaatgaaagctatTTTGAGATGAAAGTTTTGGGGCTGATGACttgaggaggggaggggcccaAGGTTCGAGGTTAGATAAAGTTCTGGAGCAGGAGAGAAAGTCACTTAACAGAATAGCAAAGGGGACAGGGGGCTTTGGAGAGGGGAGCCCGGAGATAGAGTGGGCTGTGCAGTTTAAACGATGGAAGGGAAAATCTGCAAGAGTCTGTGGATGAGGAAGAGCAGTTCTGGGGGACACATGGGGACTCTGCAGAGGAAAGGCATACCGTGGGGACTCCCGGGGCTCCTGGAGACACTGAGGAGTGCAAAAGCCTTGGGGGAAGTCTGGAGCTTTACGGGGAAAGTCCTTGGGATGGGGGTGATGCAGAGGATGCCAGAAAAGGATGAGCACAGAGGGGGCTAGGAGGTTGGGGGAAAGGTGCCCCAAGACTCAGTGTTTcagtgagggggagggggaaatgtcCTGACTAGAGTAAGTGTTTGTAGGTTCAGAGGGGTCCAGGAGGTTCCCAGGTAGGGATGGGGGAGTCTTCTGAGACTCTGAGAACAGAAGAGGTGGGGCGGGGGGTAAAAAATACCCAGGAAGGTTCAAACTTGGAGAGAGAGGTCTTTTGGGAGAGGAGCCAAAGAGAATCAGCGAGGTGTTGGGAGAGACTGAGAGCTGAAGAGGGGGCTGCAGAGAGCCTGGAGGGGGCAGGTGGGAAAGTGGAGGGACAGTGTTCACGGGGCTTAGGTCACTGAGGGTTGGGAAGGGATGTCTTCTGAGGGACTGGGGGTAGTCCAAGACAATGAGGGCTGGAGGGTGGCCAAGAGTGGTGAGAAGAGGTTTGGAGAGGCTCAGTAGCTCAGCCGGGGAGGTCTTCTGAGGGTCTGTGAGGGGTCCGGGAAAAGCAAGGTTGAGGGTGTTCAGAGGAGCCAAGGAAATTCACGGTGGGGAGGAAGTTTCTAAGGGTCTAGGGTGGCCTGAAGACGCGGGGGGCGGGGAACGGATCTGGGAGAGTCTGAAGGTTGGAGATACGTCTCTGGAGGATCTGAGGGATGGCCGAGAGAGGGGGTGTGTTAAGAAGGGTACAGAGGACTCAAGACAAACGGAAGAGGCTTCTAAGACACTGGGAGGCCTGGAGAGAACAGGAGAGGTTGGGACGGGCCGCAAGATGCTAAGGGTTAGGCTGGGGCGCTCCTGAGAGTCTGGGGGCACCCGGAGAAGCGGGAGTGGGGTGGATGGGGACTATGAGAGTGCGCTCACCCTGGCGGCCCGTGACGAGTAGGGGTCCTCGAAGAGCGCCCACACGCGGGGCTGCCAGCGGCGCCACCAAGTGCCGCCTGCGCCGCCCGCGCCCCCCGGCGGTCCCCCGGCGCCGCCGCCAGCGTCCTGGAAGCAGAGGCGCTTGAGCTCGCCGCCCGCACCGTCCAGGCCGGCGCCGCCCGCACCCGCCTCATCGTCCAGGCCTCCGTCGTGGGCGCCCGCGGCGTTGGCGGCGTTGGCGGCGCCCGCGGGGTCGGGTGCCTCGAAGGAGTCGAGCGCCTCCTCGGCGTCTCGGTGCTGCCGGTAGGTCATCCAGCAGCAGGCCTCCACGTCGGTCTCGTCGATGCCCCAGAAGCCGAGCTCCTCCTCGAAGAGAGGCCCGCACACGTCGGCCGGGCAGTGCAGCTTGCCGGTGCGGTAGTAGTTGAGCACGTAGGCGAAGACTCCCGGGTGCCGGTCGAAGAAGAACTCGTCGGCGCCCGGGTCGTAGTCGAAGCGCGCCGCCGCCTCGGGCTCCGTCAGGCCTGCCAGCCGCGTCCCCGGCAGGGTACGCAGCGTCGAGCGGTACGTCTCATGGCGCACGCCGCCCACGTTGATCACGATCTTGCCGCTgtcgccaccgccgccgccgtgCCGCCCCATGGCCGCCGCCGGCAGCCCGGGGCATGGCTCGGCGCGCTGGCCCCCGGGCCCGCGGGTTGCCTGGGGGCCCGCCGGGGACGCGGCGGGGCCGGGCTGctcaggctgctgctgctgcagcggCGCCGGTGGCAGCGGCGGGGGCAGCGGCGGCGGGGACTCGGGCGGCTGCGGCGGTGGCGCCGGCTGCTGCTTGCTGGCCCCCTGGCGCCCGCGGAAGGACGAGACGCAGACTGAGCTCAGCATTGGAtggggggcggggctggaggggCGGGGCCTCTAGGGGCGGGGCGCAGGAGGAGAGGCTGACGTGAttgggtgggaggaggagcttTGTAGAGAGGGCGTGGCCTCAGGGAGGACAAACCGAACTGATTGGCCTGggggaggtgagaggtggggattcTAACGCTGCCCAGTTAGAGGAGGCGGTGCCAccgatgggggtggggtggagcgTCAAAGGGGGCGGGGACGGCCACTAATACTGTGTTCGGCAGCACCCGGAGAATGGAGAAGGCGGGCCTAGATGTGAGAGAGAGACCTGATTGGACTGAAAAAAGGGGCGGGCGGGACAGAGGGTTGGGGGGACAAGTCCAAGCTATTTAAAGGAGCCTGACCGGCCTGGAGGGGCAGGGTCTCAATGCGAAAGGCGTGCTGATTGGActgaggagggagaaaaggagggagatgAAACGCTCGCACCTAAAACACCAGCAGGCCCTGGTGGGAACGAAAATTGCTCGGAAGGGGCGGGCTGGGTCTTATGAAGGGGCGGGCCGGAGAAAGCAGAAACGGTCCGGATTGGGCTGGGAGCGTGAGGGGGCAGGACTGCACCGGGGGCGGGAAGTGAAAATGGAGCACTTTCCCGCAGGAGGGGACCAGCTGGACCAAAAGGGGACAAGGCGAGGGGGACAGAGCCTGAGACCGGTGAGAGGGGCTAGAGATGAGCGAGGCCTGGGAACCGAGAGCGGCTGGAGAGGATAACGGAGGGGCGGGCGGAGGCTGCAAGCATGGCCTGCTTAGATTGAACTGGGCTGGGAATGCCTGTCCGGATGGATGAGCGGGACTGAGGTGGGGTCTACAGACGGTAGAAAACGTCTTCAATGGGCTGTGGGACGGTGAGACTAAGAGAGAAGCGGGGCTTTAAGGGGGCTTGGAAGCAAccagggtgggcgggggcgggcagAGCtaagagaggggagagggggcgCCAGGAGAAAGTGACACTTGCAAAGAGTGGAAAGCTACTGGGCTGAACGAAGgaaagggacctggagtggagaGTCTTGAGGGTCAGAGAACCTGGGAGAGGGGCCTTAGTGGGTCGAGAACTTCCAGCTGGTGAAGGAAGGAGGACGAAGCCTGGACAACTGCGGATTGCCGATGGGAGGACCAGGGGACGGGTAAGGACTAGTGAGGCGGGAGCACGAAGGGGAtcagagaagaggggagaggcCAAAGCGCCCGGAAGCACCGTCTAGAACTAGGCGATAGGCGGGACCGATGGAAAATGGGCCGGGTTGGGTGTCTGAGAGGTCCGGGGTTGCGGGAGAGACAGGGAGTTAAGGGGCGGGGCCAGAACTAGGTCGCCCGCCTGCGAGcgggccggccccgccccctgggCTGTCCTGGGCTCCGGGAGGCAGGGCGCAGGCgcaggggctggggcggggccagCGGCTGCGGCTGGGGCTGCGGTGGGAGGAGGCGGCGCCTGTGGGAGTGAAGGGGGCGGGTCAGGGGGCTGCGGGCATCCTCTGGCTGCACCGTCCCTGGCCCGCCGCCTCCCTCTGCAGGTGCGGCAGCTGGTTCGTAtcgcctccccaccccacacctgctcCCCTTTCTGTGTCTCTTGGTGTCCCTTTTCCTCCCCATTCTCTGAGTATTTGTCCGGCcgtctctgtccccacccctccgAGTCTCTGGCCCTGTCTTCCAAGTCTCTACCCTCCCTCTGGGTCTCTGAAATCTGTCCCCTCATTCTGAGTCTTTGCCCCCTCCTCTCTCTAGGCTTCAGTCCCTAGTCGCTCTCTCTTGGTCTCTGTACCTTTTTATCAGGGTGTGCCTTTCTCTGGGActctgtccccctctccctgaGTCTTTGCCCCCTCTTTGTGTCTATGTCCCccacttcccccctcccccaggctctgtcctttcccctctctgggtctctgcccTTTCGTCTgggcccctctctcctccttcttgtTCTCTGATgaccttccttccccctctcccctttcccctatattttccccctcctccctctctttaccccctctgtctctgccctttctctctatctgtcctctctctttctccttctctctgggtctctgcccCTTCTCTTTCTGTCACCTCCCTGGGTCTCTGTTTCTCCCATGCCtcaccccctttctctctctaagTCTCTGTCTCCACTTCTTTGGGACTTTATCCCCCTCTCTTTATGGTGTCTGTcccctctctctgggtctctctccctttctcagaAGTTCCTCCCATCACCCCCTCTAATCCCTATCCTGGCTGGGACTGCGTCACTGCAGAGAGAGTTGCAGAAGCGGGGC
It encodes:
- the KCNC3 gene encoding voltage-gated potassium channel KCNC3 isoform X2 produces the protein MLSSVCVSSFRGRQGASKQQPAPPPQPPESPPPLPPPLPPAPLQQQQPEQPGPAASPAGPQATRGPGGQRAEPCPGLPAAAMGRHGGGGGDSGKIVINVGGVRHETYRSTLRTLPGTRLAGLTEPEAAARFDYDPGADEFFFDRHPGVFAYVLNYYRTGKLHCPADVCGPLFEEELGFWGIDETDVEACCWMTYRQHRDAEEALDSFEAPDPAGAANAANAAGAHDGGLDDEAGAGGAGLDGAGGELKRLCFQDAGGGAGGPPGGAGGAGGTWWRRWQPRVWALFEDPYSSRAARYVAFASLFFILISITTFCLETHEGFIHISNKTVTQASPIPGAPPENITNVEVETEPFLTYVEGVCVVWFTFEFLMRITFCPDKVEFLKSSLNIIDCVAILPFYLEVGLSGLSSKAAKDVLGFLRVVRFVRILRIFKLTRHFVGLRVLGHTLRASTNEFLLLIIFLALGVLIFATMIYYAERIGADPDDILGSNHTYFKNIPIGFWWAVVTMTTLGYGDMYPKTWSGMLVGALCALAGVLTIAMPVPVIVNNFGMYYSLAMAKQKLPKKKNKHIPRPPQPGSPNYCKPDPPPPPPPHPHHGSGGISPPPPITPPSMGVTVAGAYPPGPHTHPGLLRGGAGGLGIMGLPPLPAPGEPCPLAQEEVIEINRADPRPNGDPAAAALAHEDCPAIDQPAMSPEDKSPITPGSRGRYSRDRACFLLTDYAPSPDGSIRKATGAPPLLPLDWRKPGPPSFLPDLNANAAAWISP
- the KCNC3 gene encoding voltage-gated potassium channel KCNC3 isoform X3 is translated as MLSSVCVSSFRGRQGASKQQPAPPPQPPESPPPLPPPLPPAPLQQQQPEQPGPAASPAGPQATRGPGGQRAEPCPGLPAAAMGRHGGGGGDSGKIVINVGGVRHETYRSTLRTLPGTRLAGLTEPEAAARFDYDPGADEFFFDRHPGVFAYVLNYYRTGKLHCPADVCGPLFEEELGFWGIDETDVEACCWMTYRQHRDAEEALDSFEAPDPAGAANAANAAGAHDGGLDDEAGAGGAGLDGAGGELKRLCFQDAGGGAGGPPGGAGGAGGTWWRRWQPRVWALFEDPYSSRAARYVAFASLFFILISITTFCLETHEGFIHISNKTVTQASPIPGAPPENITNVEVETEPFLTYVEGVCVVWFTFEFLMRITFCPDKVEFLKSSLNIIDCVAILPFYLEVGLSGLSSKAAKDVLGFLRVVRFVRILRIFKLTRHFVGLRVLGHTLRASTNEFLLLIIFLALGVLIFATMIYYAERIGADPDDILGSNHTYFKNIPIGFWWAVVTMTTLGYGDMYPKTWSGMLVGALCALAGVLTIAMPVPVIVNNFGMYYSLAMAKQKLPKKKNKHIPRPPQPGSPNYCKPDPPPPPPPHPHHGSGGISPPPPITPPSMGVTVAGAYPPGPHTHPGLLRGGAGGLGIMGLPPLPAPGEPCPLAQEEVIEINRAVDPRPNGDPAAAALAHEDCPAIDQPAMSPEDKSPITPGSRGRYSRDRACFLLTDYAPSPDGSIRKGYEKSRSLSSIAGLSGVSLRLAPLATPPGSPRATRRAPPTLPSIL
- the KCNC3 gene encoding voltage-gated potassium channel KCNC3 isoform X1, which gives rise to MLSSVCVSSFRGRQGASKQQPAPPPQPPESPPPLPPPLPPAPLQQQQPEQPGPAASPAGPQATRGPGGQRAEPCPGLPAAAMGRHGGGGGDSGKIVINVGGVRHETYRSTLRTLPGTRLAGLTEPEAAARFDYDPGADEFFFDRHPGVFAYVLNYYRTGKLHCPADVCGPLFEEELGFWGIDETDVEACCWMTYRQHRDAEEALDSFEAPDPAGAANAANAAGAHDGGLDDEAGAGGAGLDGAGGELKRLCFQDAGGGAGGPPGGAGGAGGTWWRRWQPRVWALFEDPYSSRAARYVAFASLFFILISITTFCLETHEGFIHISNKTVTQASPIPGAPPENITNVEVETEPFLTYVEGVCVVWFTFEFLMRITFCPDKVEFLKSSLNIIDCVAILPFYLEVGLSGLSSKAAKDVLGFLRVVRFVRILRIFKLTRHFVGLRVLGHTLRASTNEFLLLIIFLALGVLIFATMIYYAERIGADPDDILGSNHTYFKNIPIGFWWAVVTMTTLGYGDMYPKTWSGMLVGALCALAGVLTIAMPVPVIVNNFGMYYSLAMAKQKLPKKKNKHIPRPPQPGSPNYCKPDPPPPPPPHPHHGSGGISPPPPITPPSMGVTVAGAYPPGPHTHPGLLRGGAGGLGIMGLPPLPAPGEPCPLAQEEVIEINRADPRPNGDPAAAALAHEDCPAIDQPAMSPEDKSPITPGSRGRYSRDRACFLLTDYAPSPDGSIRKGYEKSRSLSSIAGLSGVSLRLAPLATPPGSPRATRRAPPTLPSIL